One Etheostoma cragini isolate CJK2018 chromosome 6, CSU_Ecrag_1.0, whole genome shotgun sequence DNA window includes the following coding sequences:
- the atn1 gene encoding atrophin-1 isoform X5, with product MKTRTHKESMPMRSGRRRGASEERRGRRPHPSPTRPERNDRQTQRGAGEELAGNRFSRRSQGHDSSESEGEELVSPPKRQKVQDSASTPNPPTSTHSTDSSAPSTVPPPTSVASQSRESDNEDGQSQGSRSSVVGSLANSSSSLSSGQDIDQDNRSSSPSLSASPLGSLDSDSDGPDSPKQGDREREKGKEGGVGKGAGDDRRALREGRGEESCGDGEKREMDTRNEDCPSLKPPSTPCSSSGLTPSLRGAGDSSNDSSSGRKSYFSMDSKLMCKVEYGGPTGIDGALSGSRMNSKASTQCVTKTTVSGGDFSHNSPNIPHSLPPPLPPPPALKPLELGGQNLPAEVKIERDKIEKADKLLDKTQSTPPSLMPQTAPQPQSQPQTQPSTHPHHYSSTSWQGGTATGCQGSWGYTRYPGNHHPHQPQHQPPVQQQQLPSVYNPPSSRHSSSHPSYLPHPHPHPHREYLPRYAGGGGDRERGAAGERERGVRGECGGREINREFSAPIGNSSNNSSGGNSNSACGGMSGSNNIQGREFGGLPVGQNREFQSSGRDGPNSGSERRDFGPAFRDRERERERDAGREFPLPNQNQSRDFGPNGTGGGHPRDKDGGRWGEFGGQTREVVGNSNPNNNSLPQGNPQSSTSGLPATPMLNRDPPASPQNNPSHPTHSSLPPHPHPHPPNSSSRDFPPPMDQAQPPSSGADHFHREYPPTGGKDFPAGAPPSTGTNREYLSPPGVTPNLGREYSGPGGTHHPHPPHPHYQSGPRDRERDSNLRESALYQNRGGPNQPPALSPSSSSSHHGHPPNAPYPPPPPPLPTPQTSHTQPSPSGMAPNVRPPHYQSSAQTPPTPLSPLPSPSTNQMGGFSPFPPGSSSGPNMPLPGPGVSSSCSPGCRPSPFHGTLNSHPPFSGTYHSNGNSGSTMTNSNSNNSAPNSSNTNSQSLSPQNVSKGPPPLNNSANNNSISTPASSFLLPGGDGHSDSGPPPTPVIKEEPIEEREEIESPPPVLRSPSPEPKPVDIPIHASQSARFHKVLDRGSGNSCARSDVLFVPLDGSKLWKKRNEVIERARREVEQRARDLREKERERERERERERELDRHLQQKDVNASGGGRQESSLFFPSSSSVILDPSSSSSSSSGNSASHPHPQHHPSHPHAHLAQAHHLHPSLAHSIPHSLLLPSMGQSTVVGPQGALGIGLGGPYLGPDTPALRTLSEYARPHAMSPLGAASRAQAHHAQVHHGHPHVHPSFFLPQFQNHGLGHPHHLPPDAATAAAILGFLYGGSLEGGPGVGGHAGMAGGPIPGGIGGGGLGGVGFPHAVAAHRERIKQGFEFKSDERVYPPGAIPDHAALALAHSHSHAHAHAHAHAHAHAHANAQAHAHAQAHAHAHAHAHAHAHAHAHSLLLGGGAAGANEVSLYGTPPPPAPPAPPHLQNPTLAQVTRPPNPPAPQALSNPPPSSLLTPSLPSHPSSAPPAAPQAPAGPAAPPPAPPPPAPPTSNASALHHSVAHSSFPSPLSSHLPPATAPAAPSENYPTPTRSPASYERDRSGERERERERDRAALPAFGDRERERERERERGESGGNGTGGGGGGGGGGGGSGGGTGGNGGENLGRLQMLNVTPHHHQHSHIHSHLHLHQQDTATGGVHPLMDPLASGSPLTRLPYPGATLGTPILAHPLTDSEVLRQQLFGAPFRDLPQPSSLTGPMSAAHQLQAMQQAQSAELQIQRLALEQQWIHHHHHHSLTQDEYYSHLKKESDKTL from the exons atgAAAACCCGGACACACAAAGAATCG ATGCCCATGCGCAGTGGGCGACGGCGGGGGGCGAGTGAGGAGAGAAGGGGCAGACGCCCGCATCCCAGCCCCACTCGCCCTGAACGCAACGATAGGCAGACG cAAAGAGGTGCTGGTGAGGAATTGGCTGGAAATCGCTTCAGTCGCCGATCACAAGGGCATGATTCATCAGAGAGTGAGGGGGAGGAACTTGTTTCTCCTCCAAAGAGGCAGAAAGTTCAG GATTCGGCCTCTACCCCAAACCCTCCTACATCAACACACTCGACTGACAGCTCGGCTCCTTCCACTGTCCCACCTCCAACCTCAGTTGCCAGCCAATCCCGTGAGAGTGACAACGAAGATGGCCAATCCCAGGGTAGTAGGAGTTCAGTTGTAGGGAGCCTGGCCAATAGCAGCAGTAGTCTGAGCAGTGGGCAGGATATAGACCAGGACAATCGTTCCTCGTCCCCAAGCCTCTCAGCTTCCCCTTTGGGTAGCCTGGACTCCGATTCCGATGGCCCGGACTCACCAAAGCAAGGAGACAGGGAAAGGGAGAAAGGCAAGGAGGGGGGAGTGGGGAAAGGGGCAGGAGATGATAGGAGAGCACTTCgagaggggagaggggaggagtcctgtggagatggagaaaagagggagatgGATACACGAAATGAAGACTGTCCATCTCTTAAGCCCCCCTCCACTCCATGCTCTTCCTCTGGTCTGACTCCCTCACTCCGTGGAGCCGGGGATTCATCAAACGACAGCAGTAGTGGGAGGAAGTCCTATTTTTCCATGGACTCCAAATTGATGTGTAAAGTTGAGTATGGTGGACCCACAGGCATTGACGGAGCACTTAGTGGCAGCAGAATGAATTCCAAAGCCAGCACGCAGTGTGTGACAAAGACAACGGTTTCGGGAGGAGATTTTTCCCATAACAGCCCCAACATTCCTCACTCTTtaccccctcctcttcctcctccacctgccCTGAAGCCCCTGGAGCTTGGGGGACAAAACCTGCCTGCTGAGGTTAagatagaaagagacaaaataGAAAAGGCAGACAAACTCCTGGACAAGACTCAGTCCACTCCTCCTTCTCTGATGCCACAGACCGCCCCCCAGCCACAGTCCCAGCCTCAGACCCAACCCTCTACCCACCCTCACCACTACAGCTCCACCAGCTGGCAGGGTGGCACAGCAACTGGTTGCCAAGGGAGCTGGGGATACACCCGTTACCCTGGCAACCACCACCCACACCAACCACAGCACCAGCCCCCAGTACAGCAGCAGCAACTTCCCTCTGTTTACAACCCTCCATCCTCTCGCCACTCCTCCTCCCACCCCTCTTACCTCCCCCATcctcacccccacccccacagaGAGTACCTTCCCAGGTACgctggagggggaggggacagagagaggggggctgcaggagagagggagaggggagtGAGGGGAGAGTGTGGTGGGAGGGAGATCAACAGAGAGTTCTCTGCTCCCATtggcaacagcagcaacaacagtagTGGGGGTAATAGTAATAGTGCTTGTGGTGGGATGAGTGGGTCTAACAACATCCAAGGCAGGGAGTTTGGGGGTTTGCCAGTGGGTCAGAACCGGGAGTTCCAAAGTTCTGGGAGAGATGGACCTAACTCGGGTTCTGAAAGAAGAGACTTTGGTCCAGCTTTCAGAGACAGGGAGCGAGAAAGGGAACGGGATGCAGGGAGGGAGTTTCCATTGCCAAACCAAAACCAGAGTAGAGATTTTGGCCCCAACGGAACTGGAGGGGGGCATCCCAGAGACAAAGATGGTGGCAGATGGGGTGAGTTTGGGGGCCAGACAAGAGAGGTTGTAGGCAACAGTAACCCAAACAACAACTCCCTCCCCCAGGGAAACCCCCAAAGTTCAACCAGCGGGTTACCTGCCACCCCAATGCTGAACCGAGACCCACCTGCATCACCCCAAAACAACCCAAGTCACCCTACCCACTCCTCCTtgcccccacacccacacccacatcCCCCAAACTCATCTAGCCGAGACTTTCCTCCTCCTATGGACCAGGCACAACCCCCTTCTTCTGGAGCAGATCACTTTCACAGAGAGTATCCTCCCACTGGAGGAAAAGACTTTCCTGCTGGGGCGCCTCCTTCCACTGGCACAAATCGAGAGTACCTCAGCCCGCCTGGGGTGACTCCAAACCTTGGACGAGAGTATTCAGGGCCTGGAGGAACCCATCACCCCCACCCACCTCACCCCCACTACCAGTCCGGgcccagagacagagaaagagactcAAACCTGCGAGAGTCTGCTCTGTACCAAAATCGTGGAGGCCCAAATCAGCCTCCTGcgctctctccctcctcctcttccagccATCACGGACACCCTCCAAATGCTCCTTATCCCCCTCCACCGCCTCCTTTACCAACTCCCCAAACCTCCCACACCCAGCCATCCCCATCAGGTATGGCACCCAATGTACGTCCCCCACACTACCAGTCCTCCGCCCAGACTCCTCCAACACCCCTCTCTCCATTACCCAGCCCATCCACAAATCAGATGGGAGGCTTCTCACCTTTTCCCCCTGGCTCCTCATCTGGACCCAACATGCCACTTCCAGGGCCAGGTGTGTCATCCAGCTGTTCACCTGGATGTCGCCCCTCCCCTTTCCATGGCACTTTGAACAGCCACCCTCCCTTCAGTGGAACGTACCATTCCAATGGGAACAGTGGCAGTACCATGACCAACAGCAATAGCAACAATAGCGCACCTAATAGCAGCAATACCAACTCGCAATCACTCTCGcctcaaaatgtttcaaaaggACCTCCACCTCTTAATAACTCAGCCAACAATAACAGCATTTCAACCCCTGCCTCCAGTTTTTTACTCCCTGGTGGAGACGGACATTCGGATTCAGGCCCACCTCCCACACCTGTTATCAAAGAGGAACCAAtagaagaaagggaagagatTGAAAGCCCTCCTCCGGTGTTGAGAAGCCCCTCTCCTGAACCCAAACCTGTAGACATTCCTATCCACGCCAGCCAATCAGCACG GTTTCACAAGGTCCTTGATCGAGGCAGTGGGAATTCCTGCGCCCGCAGTGATGTCCTCTTTGTCCCGTTGGATGGTTCCAAACTGTGGAAGAAGAGGAATGAGGTAATCGAAAGGGCTCGCAGGGAGGTCGAGCAGCGGGCTAGAGAcctcagagaaaaagagagggaacgAGAGAGGGAGCGTGAACGAGAGAGGGAACTGGATCGGCATCTACAG cagaaggACGTCAACGCCTCTGGAGGGGGTCGTCAGGaatcctctctcttcttcccctCCTCATCTTCTGTCATCCTCGAcccttcatcttcttcctcctcatcctcggGCAACTCTGCCTCCCACCCTCACCCCCAGCATCATCCCTCACACCCGCATGCTCACCTTGCTCAAGCACACCATCTCCATCCCAGCCTCGCTCACTCTATCCCTCACtccctccttctgccatctatGGGTCAATCAACAGTGGTCGGCCCTCAGGGTGCCCTGGGAATAGGTTTAGGGGGTCCATATCTGGGCCCTGATACCCCAGCGCTAAGAACCCTTAGCGAGTATGCTCGCCCTCATGCTATGTCCCCACTCGGGGCAGCCAGTCGCGCCCAGGCACACCACGCTCAAGTTCACCATGGCCATCCCCACGTCCACCCCTCATTCTTCCTTCCTCAGTTCCAGAATCATGGATTAGGCCATCCGCATCACCTGCCTCCTGATGCAGCTACAGCTGCAgccatcttgggctttttgtaTGGTGGCAGCCTTGAAGGGGGTCCAGGTGTTGGAGGACATGCTGGGATGGCAGGAGGCCCAATACCTGGAGGGATTGGGGGTGGAGGGTTAGGAGGAGTCGGCTTTCCTCATGCAGTGGCTGCACATCGAGAGCGAATAAAGCAAGGATTTGAATTTAAAAGTGATGAGCGGGTTTACCCACCAGGGGCTATACCGGATCATGCAGCTCTTGCCCTTGCTCACTCTCATTCTCATGCCCATGCTCATGCTCATGCTCATGCCCATGCTCATGCCCATGCCAATGCCcaagcacatgcacatgcacaggcCCATGCCCATGCCCATGCCCATGCTCATGCCCATGcccatgcacatgcacactccCTGCTACTTGGAGGAGGTGCAGCGGGAGCTAATGAGGTGTCACTCTATGGCACTCCTCCTCCCCCAGCTCCCCCTGCTCCCCCGCACCTCCAAAACCCAACCCTGGCCCAGGTTACTCGTCCTCCCAACCCTCCGGCCCCTCAGGCCCTGTCCAATCCACCCCCTTCATCTCTCCTAACACCCTCTCTTCCCTCTCACCCCTCATCTGCACCACCGGCTGCCCCCCAAGCCCCAGCAGGCCCTGCTGCTCCTCCGccagctcctcctccacctgctcCGCCGACCTCCAACGCCTCTGCACTTCATCACTCAGTcgcccattcttcttttcccagCCCCCTGTCCTCTCATTTGCCACCAGCCACTGCTCCAGCCGCACCCTCTGAGAACTACCCCACTCCCACTCGCTCTCCTGCCTCTTATGAGCGAGACAGAAGTGGGGAAAGAGAgcgggagagggagagagacagagcagctTTGCCGGCCTTTGGGgacagagagcgagaaagagaaagggagagagaaaggggagaaagtGGTGGAAACGgaactggaggaggaggaggaggaggaggagggggagggggaagtGGAGGAGGAACAGGTGGAAACGGAGGAGAGAATCTGGGGCGTCTGCAGATGTTGAACGTGACACCTCATCATCACCAGCATTCACACATCCACTCACATCTTCACCTGCACCAGCAAGACACAG CGACGGGCGGGGTACACCCCCTGATGGACCCGTTGGCGTCGGGGTCTCCTTTGACACGCCTCCCTTACCCAGGAGCCACACTAGGCACCCCCATCCTGGCTCACCCCCTCACTGACAGCGAGGTGCTCCGCCAACAGCTGTTCG gTGCTCCTTTCCGTGACCTGCCCCAGCCGTCCTCCCTCACTGGTCCCATGTCGGCAGCCCATCAGCTCCAGGCCATGCAGCAGGCCCAGAGCGCAGAGCTGCAGATCCAGAGACTGGCCCTGGAACAACAGTGGatccatcaccatcaccaccactcCCTCACCCAGGACGAGTATTACAG TCACCTgaagaaagaaagtgacaagACCCTGTGA
- the atn1 gene encoding atrophin-1 isoform X3 produces the protein MKTRTHKESMPMRSGRRRGASEERRGRRPHPSPTRPERNDRQTQRGAGEELAGNRFSRRSQGHDSSESEGEELVSPPKRQKVQDSASTPNPPTSTHSTDSSAPSTVPPPTSVASQSRESDNEDGQSQGSRSSVVGSLANSSSSLSSGQDIDQDNRSSSPSLSASPLGSLDSDSDGPDSPKQGDREREKGKEGGVGKGAGDDRRALREGRGEESCGDGEKREMDTRNEDCPSLKPPSTPCSSSGLTPSLRGAGDSSNDSSSGRKSYFSMDSKLMCKVEYGGPTGIDGALSGSRMNSKASTQCVTKTTVSGGDFSHNSPNIPHSLPPPLPPPPALKPLELGGQNLPAEVKIERDKIEKADKLLDKTQSTPPSLMPQTAPQPQSQPQTQPSTHPHHYSSTSWQGGTATGCQGSWGYTRYPGNHHPHQPQHQPPVQQQQLPSVYNPPSSRHSSSHPSYLPHPHPHPHREYLPRYAGGGGDRERGAAGERERGVRGECGGREINREFSAPIGNSSNNSSGGNSNSACGGMSGSNNIQGREFGGLPVGQNREFQSSGRDGPNSGSERRDFGPAFRDRERERERDAGREFPLPNQNQSRDFGPNGTGGGHPRDKDGGRWGEFGGQTREVVGNSNPNNNSLPQGNPQSSTSGLPATPMLNRDPPASPQNNPSHPTHSSLPPHPHPHPPNSSSRDFPPPMDQAQPPSSGADHFHREYPPTGGKDFPAGAPPSTGTNREYLSPPGVTPNLGREYSGPGGTHHPHPPHPHYQSGPRDRERDSNLRESALYQNRGGPNQPPALSPSSSSSHHGHPPNAPYPPPPPPLPTPQTSHTQPSPSGMAPNVRPPHYQSSAQTPPTPLSPLPSPSTNQMGGFSPFPPGSSSGPNMPLPGPGVSSSCSPGCRPSPFHGTLNSHPPFSGTYHSNGNSGSTMTNSNSNNSAPNSSNTNSQSLSPQNVSKGPPPLNNSANNNSISTPASSFLLPGGDGHSDSGPPPTPVIKEEPIEEREEIESPPPVLRSPSPEPKPVDIPIHASQSARFHKVLDRGSGNSCARSDVLFVPLDGSKLWKKRNEVIERARREVEQRARDLREKERERERERERERELDRHLQQQKDVNASGGGRQESSLFFPSSSSVILDPSSSSSSSSGNSASHPHPQHHPSHPHAHLAQAHHLHPSLAHSIPHSLLLPSMGQSTVVGPQGALGIGLGGPYLGPDTPALRTLSEYARPHAMSPLGAASRAQAHHAQVHHGHPHVHPSFFLPQFQNHGLGHPHHLPPDAATAAAILGFLYGGSLEGGPGVGGHAGMAGGPIPGGIGGGGLGGVGFPHAVAAHRERIKQGFEFKSDERVYPPGAIPDHAALALAHSHSHAHAHAHAHAHAHAHANAQAHAHAQAHAHAHAHAHAHAHAHAHSLLLGGGAAGANEVSLYGTPPPPAPPAPPHLQNPTLAQVTRPPNPPAPQALSNPPPSSLLTPSLPSHPSSAPPAAPQAPAGPAAPPPAPPPPAPPTSNASALHHSVAHSSFPSPLSSHLPPATAPAAPSENYPTPTRSPASYERDRSGERERERERDRAALPAFGDRERERERERERGESGGNGTGGGGGGGGGGGGSGGGTGGNGGENLGRLQMLNVTPHHHQHSHIHSHLHLHQQDTATGGVHPLMDPLASGSPLTRLPYPGATLGTPILAHPLTDSEVLRQQLFGAPFRDLPQPSSLTGPMSAAHQLQAMQQAQSAELQIQRLALEQQWIHHHHHHSLTQDEYYSHLKKESDKTL, from the exons atgAAAACCCGGACACACAAAGAATCG ATGCCCATGCGCAGTGGGCGACGGCGGGGGGCGAGTGAGGAGAGAAGGGGCAGACGCCCGCATCCCAGCCCCACTCGCCCTGAACGCAACGATAGGCAGACG cAAAGAGGTGCTGGTGAGGAATTGGCTGGAAATCGCTTCAGTCGCCGATCACAAGGGCATGATTCATCAGAGAGTGAGGGGGAGGAACTTGTTTCTCCTCCAAAGAGGCAGAAAGTTCAG GATTCGGCCTCTACCCCAAACCCTCCTACATCAACACACTCGACTGACAGCTCGGCTCCTTCCACTGTCCCACCTCCAACCTCAGTTGCCAGCCAATCCCGTGAGAGTGACAACGAAGATGGCCAATCCCAGGGTAGTAGGAGTTCAGTTGTAGGGAGCCTGGCCAATAGCAGCAGTAGTCTGAGCAGTGGGCAGGATATAGACCAGGACAATCGTTCCTCGTCCCCAAGCCTCTCAGCTTCCCCTTTGGGTAGCCTGGACTCCGATTCCGATGGCCCGGACTCACCAAAGCAAGGAGACAGGGAAAGGGAGAAAGGCAAGGAGGGGGGAGTGGGGAAAGGGGCAGGAGATGATAGGAGAGCACTTCgagaggggagaggggaggagtcctgtggagatggagaaaagagggagatgGATACACGAAATGAAGACTGTCCATCTCTTAAGCCCCCCTCCACTCCATGCTCTTCCTCTGGTCTGACTCCCTCACTCCGTGGAGCCGGGGATTCATCAAACGACAGCAGTAGTGGGAGGAAGTCCTATTTTTCCATGGACTCCAAATTGATGTGTAAAGTTGAGTATGGTGGACCCACAGGCATTGACGGAGCACTTAGTGGCAGCAGAATGAATTCCAAAGCCAGCACGCAGTGTGTGACAAAGACAACGGTTTCGGGAGGAGATTTTTCCCATAACAGCCCCAACATTCCTCACTCTTtaccccctcctcttcctcctccacctgccCTGAAGCCCCTGGAGCTTGGGGGACAAAACCTGCCTGCTGAGGTTAagatagaaagagacaaaataGAAAAGGCAGACAAACTCCTGGACAAGACTCAGTCCACTCCTCCTTCTCTGATGCCACAGACCGCCCCCCAGCCACAGTCCCAGCCTCAGACCCAACCCTCTACCCACCCTCACCACTACAGCTCCACCAGCTGGCAGGGTGGCACAGCAACTGGTTGCCAAGGGAGCTGGGGATACACCCGTTACCCTGGCAACCACCACCCACACCAACCACAGCACCAGCCCCCAGTACAGCAGCAGCAACTTCCCTCTGTTTACAACCCTCCATCCTCTCGCCACTCCTCCTCCCACCCCTCTTACCTCCCCCATcctcacccccacccccacagaGAGTACCTTCCCAGGTACgctggagggggaggggacagagagaggggggctgcaggagagagggagaggggagtGAGGGGAGAGTGTGGTGGGAGGGAGATCAACAGAGAGTTCTCTGCTCCCATtggcaacagcagcaacaacagtagTGGGGGTAATAGTAATAGTGCTTGTGGTGGGATGAGTGGGTCTAACAACATCCAAGGCAGGGAGTTTGGGGGTTTGCCAGTGGGTCAGAACCGGGAGTTCCAAAGTTCTGGGAGAGATGGACCTAACTCGGGTTCTGAAAGAAGAGACTTTGGTCCAGCTTTCAGAGACAGGGAGCGAGAAAGGGAACGGGATGCAGGGAGGGAGTTTCCATTGCCAAACCAAAACCAGAGTAGAGATTTTGGCCCCAACGGAACTGGAGGGGGGCATCCCAGAGACAAAGATGGTGGCAGATGGGGTGAGTTTGGGGGCCAGACAAGAGAGGTTGTAGGCAACAGTAACCCAAACAACAACTCCCTCCCCCAGGGAAACCCCCAAAGTTCAACCAGCGGGTTACCTGCCACCCCAATGCTGAACCGAGACCCACCTGCATCACCCCAAAACAACCCAAGTCACCCTACCCACTCCTCCTtgcccccacacccacacccacatcCCCCAAACTCATCTAGCCGAGACTTTCCTCCTCCTATGGACCAGGCACAACCCCCTTCTTCTGGAGCAGATCACTTTCACAGAGAGTATCCTCCCACTGGAGGAAAAGACTTTCCTGCTGGGGCGCCTCCTTCCACTGGCACAAATCGAGAGTACCTCAGCCCGCCTGGGGTGACTCCAAACCTTGGACGAGAGTATTCAGGGCCTGGAGGAACCCATCACCCCCACCCACCTCACCCCCACTACCAGTCCGGgcccagagacagagaaagagactcAAACCTGCGAGAGTCTGCTCTGTACCAAAATCGTGGAGGCCCAAATCAGCCTCCTGcgctctctccctcctcctcttccagccATCACGGACACCCTCCAAATGCTCCTTATCCCCCTCCACCGCCTCCTTTACCAACTCCCCAAACCTCCCACACCCAGCCATCCCCATCAGGTATGGCACCCAATGTACGTCCCCCACACTACCAGTCCTCCGCCCAGACTCCTCCAACACCCCTCTCTCCATTACCCAGCCCATCCACAAATCAGATGGGAGGCTTCTCACCTTTTCCCCCTGGCTCCTCATCTGGACCCAACATGCCACTTCCAGGGCCAGGTGTGTCATCCAGCTGTTCACCTGGATGTCGCCCCTCCCCTTTCCATGGCACTTTGAACAGCCACCCTCCCTTCAGTGGAACGTACCATTCCAATGGGAACAGTGGCAGTACCATGACCAACAGCAATAGCAACAATAGCGCACCTAATAGCAGCAATACCAACTCGCAATCACTCTCGcctcaaaatgtttcaaaaggACCTCCACCTCTTAATAACTCAGCCAACAATAACAGCATTTCAACCCCTGCCTCCAGTTTTTTACTCCCTGGTGGAGACGGACATTCGGATTCAGGCCCACCTCCCACACCTGTTATCAAAGAGGAACCAAtagaagaaagggaagagatTGAAAGCCCTCCTCCGGTGTTGAGAAGCCCCTCTCCTGAACCCAAACCTGTAGACATTCCTATCCACGCCAGCCAATCAGCACG GTTTCACAAGGTCCTTGATCGAGGCAGTGGGAATTCCTGCGCCCGCAGTGATGTCCTCTTTGTCCCGTTGGATGGTTCCAAACTGTGGAAGAAGAGGAATGAGGTAATCGAAAGGGCTCGCAGGGAGGTCGAGCAGCGGGCTAGAGAcctcagagaaaaagagagggaacgAGAGAGGGAGCGTGAACGAGAGAGGGAACTGGATCGGCATCTACAG cagcagaaggACGTCAACGCCTCTGGAGGGGGTCGTCAGGaatcctctctcttcttcccctCCTCATCTTCTGTCATCCTCGAcccttcatcttcttcctcctcatcctcggGCAACTCTGCCTCCCACCCTCACCCCCAGCATCATCCCTCACACCCGCATGCTCACCTTGCTCAAGCACACCATCTCCATCCCAGCCTCGCTCACTCTATCCCTCACtccctccttctgccatctatGGGTCAATCAACAGTGGTCGGCCCTCAGGGTGCCCTGGGAATAGGTTTAGGGGGTCCATATCTGGGCCCTGATACCCCAGCGCTAAGAACCCTTAGCGAGTATGCTCGCCCTCATGCTATGTCCCCACTCGGGGCAGCCAGTCGCGCCCAGGCACACCACGCTCAAGTTCACCATGGCCATCCCCACGTCCACCCCTCATTCTTCCTTCCTCAGTTCCAGAATCATGGATTAGGCCATCCGCATCACCTGCCTCCTGATGCAGCTACAGCTGCAgccatcttgggctttttgtaTGGTGGCAGCCTTGAAGGGGGTCCAGGTGTTGGAGGACATGCTGGGATGGCAGGAGGCCCAATACCTGGAGGGATTGGGGGTGGAGGGTTAGGAGGAGTCGGCTTTCCTCATGCAGTGGCTGCACATCGAGAGCGAATAAAGCAAGGATTTGAATTTAAAAGTGATGAGCGGGTTTACCCACCAGGGGCTATACCGGATCATGCAGCTCTTGCCCTTGCTCACTCTCATTCTCATGCCCATGCTCATGCTCATGCTCATGCCCATGCTCATGCCCATGCCAATGCCcaagcacatgcacatgcacaggcCCATGCCCATGCCCATGCCCATGCTCATGCCCATGcccatgcacatgcacactccCTGCTACTTGGAGGAGGTGCAGCGGGAGCTAATGAGGTGTCACTCTATGGCACTCCTCCTCCCCCAGCTCCCCCTGCTCCCCCGCACCTCCAAAACCCAACCCTGGCCCAGGTTACTCGTCCTCCCAACCCTCCGGCCCCTCAGGCCCTGTCCAATCCACCCCCTTCATCTCTCCTAACACCCTCTCTTCCCTCTCACCCCTCATCTGCACCACCGGCTGCCCCCCAAGCCCCAGCAGGCCCTGCTGCTCCTCCGccagctcctcctccacctgctcCGCCGACCTCCAACGCCTCTGCACTTCATCACTCAGTcgcccattcttcttttcccagCCCCCTGTCCTCTCATTTGCCACCAGCCACTGCTCCAGCCGCACCCTCTGAGAACTACCCCACTCCCACTCGCTCTCCTGCCTCTTATGAGCGAGACAGAAGTGGGGAAAGAGAgcgggagagggagagagacagagcagctTTGCCGGCCTTTGGGgacagagagcgagaaagagaaagggagagagaaaggggagaaagtGGTGGAAACGgaactggaggaggaggaggaggaggaggagggggagggggaagtGGAGGAGGAACAGGTGGAAACGGAGGAGAGAATCTGGGGCGTCTGCAGATGTTGAACGTGACACCTCATCATCACCAGCATTCACACATCCACTCACATCTTCACCTGCACCAGCAAGACACAG CGACGGGCGGGGTACACCCCCTGATGGACCCGTTGGCGTCGGGGTCTCCTTTGACACGCCTCCCTTACCCAGGAGCCACACTAGGCACCCCCATCCTGGCTCACCCCCTCACTGACAGCGAGGTGCTCCGCCAACAGCTGTTCG gTGCTCCTTTCCGTGACCTGCCCCAGCCGTCCTCCCTCACTGGTCCCATGTCGGCAGCCCATCAGCTCCAGGCCATGCAGCAGGCCCAGAGCGCAGAGCTGCAGATCCAGAGACTGGCCCTGGAACAACAGTGGatccatcaccatcaccaccactcCCTCACCCAGGACGAGTATTACAG TCACCTgaagaaagaaagtgacaagACCCTGTGA